The Coffea arabica cultivar ET-39 chromosome 2c, Coffea Arabica ET-39 HiFi, whole genome shotgun sequence genome includes the window GGACTCGACTACTGGATACGAGATTTTCTGTTTCTTGGATGCTTTCAAAGGGTACCACCAGATAGTCATAGATGAAGATGATCAAGAGAATACCTATTTTATCACTGAGTATGGCATATACTGCTATGTCACTATGCCGTTTGGGCTAAAGAAAGCAGGCACGACCTACCAAAGGCTGGTCAACAAGTTGTTCAAAGATCAAATCGGCCGAAATATGGAGGTCTACATGGACGACATGCTGGTAAAAAATCGAACTCAGGAGCAGTTCATCACGGACTTTAGAGAAATCTTCGACGTCCTTCGAAGATCACGAATGCGATTGAACCCTAAAAAATGCACTTTTGAGATCAGGTCGAGCAAATTCTTAGGATACATGATATCCAAAAACAGAGTAAGGGTCAACCCTGACAAGGTTAAAGCTATTATGGATATGGCTCCTTCTCAAAACATTAAGGAAGTGCAATAAGTTGGAAGGATGGCGGTCTTGAGCAAGGTCCTATCGAAATCAGTAGAGGCACTGAGAAAAGGTCTCCAGTTCGAGTGGACCTCTGAGTGCCAAAAAGCATTCGACGAACTGAAGGCACGCATCGTCAAATTGCCGACTTTGACTTCTCCCGGACAGGGTGAAACCCTGTTAGTCTATCTATCGGTGAGAGAAAAGGCAATCAGCGTGGTGTTAATTCGAGAAAAAAACAAGGTCCAGAAGCCGGTGTACTATGTCAGTCGAGCCCTACAAGGGGCAGAGGCCAGGTATTCGTGAAACGATATGTCCTAACATTAGTTCACGCAGTACGAAAACTCAGTTCATATTTTCAGGCTCACCCCATCGTAGTGGTGACCAACCAGCCCTTGAAGCAGATCTTGTCCAAATCAAACATGTCAAGGAGGATGGTTATATGGGCTATGGAATTGTCTGAGTATGACCTGGGTTACCAGCCTCGGATGGCCATCAGGGCCCATGCGCTGGCTGACTTCATAGCGGAAGGAGTTTCCTTCGAATTACAAGGGGCTGAACAGACAACGGGACGAACTGAAGCCAGAGAGGCCAAGGTCGAGCAGGCCAGAGAGGTCGAGGCCGAACAAACCCAAGAGAATGCCGAGGCCGAATAGGTCAAAGAGCCTACCGAGCAGGCCGAGGCCGAAAATGCTAAAGAGGCTACCTTGCAGGCCAAGGCCGAACTGGCCAAAAAGGCTGCCGAACAGGCAATCCCTACCTGGACATTATATATCGATGGAGTTTCAAACAAAGAAGGATGTGGAGTCGGGCTCCTTCTAATCAGCCCCACCGGAGAAAAACTGGCTTATGCCCTGAGGTTCGACTTTAGAGCCTCCAATAACGAGTCTGAATATGAGGCTCTGATCACGAGGATAGAGGTAGCCCGAAAATTGGGGGCTGAATTGCTAAAGGTCCATAGTGACTCGCAGCTGAAAGTGAAccatgttttggaaaaatacGAGATCAAAAAAGAGCCACTGAAGAAGCACGTTGCCAAGACGCATGAACTGAGGAGTCTGTTCAATCAGTTCACACTCGAACAGGTCCCTCGGAGTCGGAACAAAAGAGCCGACGCCCTTTCCAAGTTGGTCTCTACTTCATTTGGCACGCTGAACAAAGAAATATTGGTAGATGTCGTAAAAAGGCGAGCGTATGAACAGCTGGAGAGTGCAGTGATTCAAGTGATGAACTCATGGATAGATCCTATTATGCGGTACTTAGCCAACGGAGAGCTCCCCTCAAGCAAAATAGAGACTCGAAAAGTCCTTCTCAAGTCGTAGAGGTATGTGCTCACGGACGGAGTACTATATAAAAAATTCTATTTACGTCCGTGGCTGAAGTGTGTGATGCCGGAAGAGGGGGGCTACATTCTGCGTGAACTGCACGAAGGTATATGCAGGAATCACGTTGGCCCGATGAAGAAGGGAATGCTATCCCGGCATTATTGGCCTACCATCTTCCGGGATTCGATCGAATTGGTGGCAAGGTGCAGGTCATGCCAACTGCACGCACCAGTTCATCACGCCCCAATTCAGGAGATAGTCCCTCTTTAGAACCTGTGGTTGTTCTTCCAATGAAAAATTGACCTGTTCGGTCCGTTTCTCCGAGCTCCAGGAGGTTATGAGTATCTGGTGGTGGCAATAAACTACTTCACGAAATGAGTGGAAGCAGAACCGCTCAACACCATCAATAGCAGGTCGGTCCAGAAGTTGTTCTGGAGGAATATAGTCTGTCAATTTGGTATACCACGAGCACTAGTTTCTGACAATGGCCGGCAATTCGTCGATAATTCTTTTCAAGGATGGTGCTCCGAGTTCGAGATTCGGCAATACTTCACTTTCATGGGACATCTTCAAGCTATAGTCAAGCAGAAAACATCAACCGAACTATACTGCACGGCTTGAAAACTTGAATAGAGTCTGCCCGAACTGGATGGATGGATGAACTGCCTACCATAGTTTGGGCTTACTGAACTACCCCCCGAACTGCCACTCAAGAAACTCCGTTTGTCTTAACTTATGGAGCAGAAGCAGTAATCCGGTAGAAATTGGAGTGCCATCGGGCAGGGTGTAGAATTTTGCAGTCCAAGGTAACAAGGATGAGATGCGGCTCAACTAGGACCTACTCGAACAGAAGAGAGAAGAAGCAACCATAAGAATGGCTAAGTACAGAGGGTAGGTGATGCGGCACTATAACGCCAGGGTAAGACATATTTCCTTCAAAGCATGGGATCTGCTCCTACGAAAAAACTCAGTAAGTCAGGTATTGGGTACGAGTAAGTTGGATCCAAACTGAGAAGGCCTCTATGTGGTGAAGGAGGCAGATCGCCCGAGGTACTGTAAGTTAGCTCATCTCAATGGGGAGGAAGTCTCGCGTACATGgcataattcaaatttaatgaTATTTCATTAAAACTCGTTTACTCTGTCCATGCATGACCTAAGTTGTTGTGCGTAGTTCTGAACAAGTCAGAATTTAATTTGCACAAACGTATTCAGTTGAGTTTGAATTATTTTGCACAATTTAGAATCAGTTCGCGCGTGTTCGATCTTGCATGGATCTGGACTTTATGTGTGAGCTATTTTTATATAACTTTGAAGTCAGTTCGCGCGAGTGAGGGGTCTGTTCGCACAAATGTATTCATACAAGTACTATAAGAAATCTATGAAATTTTGCCAAGTGTTAGACAAAATACTGATTCATTCAAATGACAATTTACAAAGAGATGAGTTCATACAAAAAGCAAACTGGTTCTACTCAATTTGGTCCTACTCCCTATGCTAAGCCCTATCTAATTCTCCTCCTGGTGCTCTTGCTCCGGCTCAGGGGAAGTCGTAAGCCAGACTGCTCCCGTGCGCATATCCCTCCACAAGCAGATCAACCGGCTCCAGcgcgtggtggttgtagttggACCATCTGCTGAGGTAGAAGCCCGGCAAGTTCAGGGCTTGCGTGTACCCGATCTACAGGGCGGGGCCATTCAGGAGAGCCAGATCGTTCAAGAAGCCCTCTGACCTCTTAAACTCCTGAACACCCAGCTGGCGACCTTCATTGAGAGCAGCCTCAATCTGGCCAGCCAGCTCAGACGATTTCTTCTGTTCGGTTTCCAATTAGGCCGTCAGGTCGgcactcttcttcttctccagATCGTCAGTTTTCTGGGCTTGAGCGAGCTGCTTCTTTAGCGACTCTATTTTAGCCTCAGCTGCGTCGACTTGATCGGACAGCCTGTCCCTATTTGCCCCGACCTGGGATAAGTTCTCTCTCATATTCTCATACCTCTGCGACAACTCGGAGCCAGCAACATTGAGCTGCATTCAAGCACAAAGTTTGTGGGCTGAGCAGCACGAGTAGAATTTAATCGATAAACGCAGCCAATTCGGGACTCACCTGAACCGCGTTTAGGTAGTAGTGCTCAAGCAGCTCGGAGTTAGGCACAATCCGAATAAAGCTGTGGTCGCGGGGGAGGACCGCCCCTTCGAGAAGCTCCCGAGCTGCCTCAAGGAGTTGGGGTCGATCATTGATAGACAGCCCCTATTGCGGATAGAAATGCATGGGATGGGGGTGCAAGCTCAGCTCGGTTTGCTCCTTGAGAGGAACTATGTTCCTTTGCCACCACATAGTAAGGGGAGACTTTGAGGAGGCCTGCTGATTGGCAGAGCTCACCCCGTAGTGCCCGAGTTGGTGGGTGATTGGTACGAAACTCTCCGCCCGAGCTGGGGCGGGGATGTCCTCTGTTCACGCTCGCTTGGCGGAGAACTTCTTGTGCTTCTTTTTTCCCCCCTCACCTGCAGGGGAAGACTGAGTTGGTGCTTGCTGAACAGGCATTGGTGGAGGAGAGGGAAGAGCCGAGCTGACAGGAGCAGTAATAGATGCAGGGGTGCTCGAGCTACCAGTACCACCCAGGGAAAGTAGTTGAAAAAATCTCTTCACTACAAGAAAGGAAAGCAGGATAATGGTTAGTGCCAAGACAAACCGAATCAGTGAGTTCGCGCAAGGGAGtttgccaaaaataaaaaaaaaaaaaaaagagaaaaagaaattacGGGCAACCAGTTTGTCCGGAGTGAGTGGTCTGATATCAAATGTAGAAGCAGCCACCTCTGGCCGGATCAGGCCAGCTGACCAGAGTTGGGCGTTGTTAAACTCCTTTACATCCAACCTCATGTCCGAACTACACAGACGATCCAGTTCGGCCATGGGGAGAGGTAAACGGAGGGGGTCAGACACCTGGGTTTCGTCCCTCCAGGTCGGGGGAGGAAAACCTATGTTCTTCACAAAAAAGAACTGTGCCTTTCAGCCTCGAATGGAGGAATGGGCACCCGTAAACAGTTCGCGAGTTGGGAGCTCCGTTCCGCTCCTACGAGCGAAGTAGAACCAACCGTGAACATGACCACTGACCTTCATCTGGAAGAACGACTTGAACAGCTCTAAGGAGTAGGGGATCTCAAGAATTCGACACAACATGAAGAAGCCTATGATTGACCGAATTGCATTGGACAAGAGTTGGGTTATTCGGATCCCTcagaaaatcaaaattttgaaagaaattgGGGAATAGGAAGGCGAAAGCCAGCTACGAGCCGATCCTTGTAAATAGCCATAAAGCCTGGGGGAAGTCGGCTGGCGTACTTCCCAGGTCGGGCAGCTCTAGCTTCAAACTGGGGAGCAATGTCATATTTCTCCACCAGTTCATCTACGTCCTTCTGTTGTATGATAGAAGGGATCATATCGACCTCCCCGAAGTTGATATCATGCCCCCTGGAGGTTCCTGCCCTGGTATGAAGCGGAACTGCTTCCAGTGGAATTTCCTGGGCAACAGTTCCGGCCTTAGACTGGGCAGGCTGTTTGGGCTGGTCCATGGTACGAACAGGAGAATGAACAGGGGACGAAAGGTATTCTGATCCTAATGAACTAGGGGAGGATGAActggaaggagaagaaaagaagatTATTTCTATAGGGATAGGTCAGGCAGTCCTATGTTTAGGGAGCGAACTGGTGATATCAGAATGCtcagaagaagaagatataAAAGGTAAAGAGGGAACTTACTAGTGAGAAGGGGGGAAGACAGCTCGGATGCAAAGTGATGTTTATGGTGGACACACGAGCTAACTCTCGACCGAACTCACAACAAGATGCGCGAACAGACTCGAGAGGGAAGGAGGTGTGCAAACTGCtagaaaatgaggaagaaagcgTGAAAGTGACGTCTGGTggggcctatttataggccaccAGAGCGGGAAGACAAAGCGTCCCgaattaaaattcaaatttattgcCGGAAAACCGTTATACTGCAGGAATCACGTGTTCCACGAAAAACCGTCATTATGAAGGGACGTGACACTTGAAGTAACGGTTACACGAGCAAACGTGGTGGTTACCTGAGCGAAAgccgcaatcgtggaatcatgggtctcCCACCGAACAGACCCGTCTCCTCGAAATTTGGTCCAAACTCATGCAACCTTTCAATGAccctagactcaaaggggggctagtgtaaTGGGGCCAATCCGCAGGAGTCACGTGTCAGCTTAGGCATGGTGACCTGTCAGCTCGGACATGGTGACCTAACCAGTTCGGGCGGAAGGGACGCCAGTTCAAGCATGGCTGCCGCCTGCCAGCTGGATGGGCCTAGCGAGCCGCAGCCCCCAAACCTTTTGGGGCTAGCAGACGGAACCCTAGGAAGACTCCCTCTCTGCTAGGACTCATACTCCTATAAGAAAACTACTACCAAGGACTTTATAAATATAACACGGTGGGACAAGACAAGGTACGCCTTTTCTATAGTAATCACTACTGTTGCTATACTTTAGCTACTactgacttgatcgtcggagtcaCAGCGGGGAGCTAGCCCCGCTAGCCCCGCTGTTCATCCCTTTACAGGTCAGTTCGCTCGCCTCGCTTGCGCACCAGTTCACTACTGCTGAATTCAGAACACGCTCTTGGCAGTCGCATCACACAGTAAATTCAATTAATCTTCTAGAAAACTCCCTCAGATCATCCACATTATCCTTGAGACAAATGATATCTTTTGACATCAAACTGTTTGTCAAAGTATTGACAATTGTTGCGTATATTATGTCCACAATAGGCACTACCTCACCATCATTTTCACCCAAAAAATCTAGCATTTTTTTAGCCTTCTCGGCTCTCAACTTCGAATATGACTTTGGTGCTTGACTTGAGAAGAGCTCGGTATGTGCAGTGCTACATAAAAACCTCTATATTTTATTACATTCAGTTGATAGTACGATGTTTGAACTATCAGTGCCTGGGATCGAGGCGCATATACGTAAAGTATACCTACCGGATAAATTGCGATCGTGAGTCTTCAAAATTTCCCTAGCTGTTGCTGGTGAAGATGCAACTACTAGTAATCTGGGGCCTAATCGTACAGAGATAAGGTCCATAAACTTTGGCTAGGTTGGCTAGACATGTATGAGGGTTTTCTCCATCTAAGTCGAGTATGTTGCCGATGATAGGCCATGCATGAGGGCCTGGTAGCAGTTGTAAGCTGTTATTTCCTTTGCCCCTCCAAAAAATACAGAGGATGATGGGCAGCAAGAGGAAAATAGAACAAAGAAGATAATTGTTGCTATGGACTTCTAATACAATTTTATCCATCTATCTTATCAAATTCTAGGTTTTGAATGTGGTTTctttatgtgatttttcttttggaatGTTTATGTATTTCGAATTACTCATGAATGATGAGAGGTACCACTACTAATTATAGCCCGTGTACCACAATTTTCAATTGCAATTATTTTTTGCCACAAATTGCTAATtactattttcttttctccaagTCAAAACATTCTCTAGCTTGTTTTAAGGCCGCATACTTGTTCTTAGGCTGCAATTCTTGGTATCCTATTTGAACTATGCCCCATATGTTCACATATACAATGCCCCAAAAGTTTATGATAATTGCAGGAAGCTCCCTTTACATTTTTAAAATTACACCTTACCTTCCTTGCGGTCTCTAATTACTATTGTATCCATTAGTCAGTAAGAATCATAAATTTCAAGAGATAGTGGGCTAAAAAACCCCTTACCAAAGTCATAATAAAACCCCAACCCTCATGTTTGTCTTTTTAAACTGCCTTTTGATCCGAGTTATGATTGATGTAGAAAGAGTTTGGAGTTGGGCttaaagggggaaaaaagagCTCGGAGTTGGAGGGTAGGGACTAATAGAGCTTGTAGAGCGGGAAAGTTAGGAAAAGAGATGGCTTACTAGGGCTAAAGATTTGAGAGAAAGTCAAAACAGTTATTGTAtgaaacaaacaacaaaaattaAAGGGCTTATTTACAATAATAATTCccaaaattaggattttttttaaatgatagGTTTTGAATTCAGAACTTCCTACTTACAATCTCTCCTATTTtatcacccaacccaaccctcttCTCTTCCCCAAAATAAGGTTACTTGCACTTTTCAACACTTGAAATTATAGTATTAATAGTTTACCCTCAACTATCCTAGTTTATGTTACCATCCAAGAATATGACAAAAAGTCTTTCATACAAATCCTTGTATGGTAAGTGCATCTACTCAtttgttcttcctttttttttttgttgggtttcATTCTTTATATCAACATGTACCTTATTTATTCCCCTTTACTAcgattttttgaataaatatgtttgtttctttttttttaccctatttttatgttattaaatatttcaattcatttttttcatcttAAAGATTGAATAATCACTTTGTATTTTTTCATTTGGCTAAATATTCTTCAGATTAAAGTCGTGTGTTTCATaggatatgtatgtatgtatgtatatatgtatgtgtgtgtctatatatatatatatacatagagagagagagagagagatttaaCGTCTTTTAGGATTAATTTTTCTAGCTATACAATTCAattataagaaataaaaaacaaactcctaaaatgaataaatatgaaaaataaaacgagAAGTTAAAGAGATTTGAAAAAGCAAGTATTCCGAAACCTTTTTTGGTAATCCAAATTGGTACTTAAACTTAATAGGTTTAGATCTTAGCATGTTTAGGCATGTTTGATAACTGAAAATAGAGCATCTGAATTTATTAAATGGCATTGAACTTTCTAAATAAAACTTGCTccaaaaattaagtgataaactattcagttatcacttaatatgatatacattcaaatgtattaaatttagtATTTAGCAAtctaataatttaatgaattcagatttcaaatttcacattttggatttcagttttcaaatttcagttttatcaaatacATTCTAAGTATGATAAATCACAGAATGGGTGAGATAGTATTGACATTACAAAATTGAGAAGAAACACAAGTTATAAAAGAAAGCCAATTAGTCCGTGCAATGAATACTGAAGTCATGTAAGAGTTTTTACTACATTTTGGAATGGAAACTTTAATCAGTAATGATTGACCATAATTTTGAGCAAAATAATGATAAAATATTCTTAGGGAGCATAGTGTAACTCCTTAAGATATTTAGGATTTGGTGTAATCAACC containing:
- the LOC140035741 gene encoding uncharacterized protein; translated protein: MAVLSKVLSKSVEALRKGLQFEWTSECQKAFDELKARIVKLPTLTSPGQGETLLVYLSVREKAISVVLIREKNKVQKPVYYAHPIVVVTNQPLKQILSKSNMSRRMVIWAMELSEYDLGYQPRMAIRAHALADFIAEGVSFELQGAEQTTGRTEAREAKAKAELAKKAAEQAIPTWTLYIDGVSNKEGCGVGLLLISPTGEKLAYALRFDFRASNNESEYEALITRIEVARKLGAELLKVHSDSQLKVNHVLEKYEIKKEPLKKHVAKTHELRSLFNQFTLEQVPRSRNKRADALSKLVSTSFGTLNKEILVDVVKRRAYEQLESAVIQESRWPDEEGNAIPALLAYHLPGFDRIGGKVQVMPTARTSSSRPNSGDSPSLEPVVVLPMKN